One genomic segment of Pseudorasbora parva isolate DD20220531a chromosome 6, ASM2467924v1, whole genome shotgun sequence includes these proteins:
- the tuba1a gene encoding tubulin alpha-1A chain encodes MRECISIHVGQAGVQIGNACWELYCLEHGIQPDGQMPSDKTIGGGDDSFNTFFSETGAGKHVPRAVFVDLEPTVIDEVRTGTYRQLFHPEQLITGKEDAANNYARGHYTIGKEIIDLVLDRIRKLADQCTGLQGFLVFHSFGGGTGSGFTSLLMERLSVDYGKKSKLEFSIYPAPQVSTAVVEPYNSILTTHTTLEHSDCAFMVDNEAIYDICRRNLDIERPTYTNLNRLIGQIVSSITASLRFDGALNVDLTEFQTNLVPYPRIHFPLATYAPVISAEKAYHEQLSVSEITNACFEPANQMVKCDPRHGKYMACCLLYRGDVVPKDVNAAIATIKTKRTIQFVDWCPTGFKVGINYQPPTVVPGGDLAKVQRAVCMLSNTTAIAEAWARLDHKFDLMYAKRAFVHWYVGEGMEEGEFSEAREDMAALEKDYEEVGVDSIEGEGEEEGEEY; translated from the exons ATG CGTGAGTGCATCTCGATCCATGTTGGTCAAGCTGGAGTCCAGATTGGCAATGCCTGTTGGGAACTCTATTGTCTTGAGCATGGCATTCAGCCGGACGGGCAGATGCCCAGTGACAAGACCATCGGAGGAGGCGATGACTCCTTCAACACCTTCTTCAGTGAGACTGGAGCTGGAAAGCACGTCCCCAGGGCTGTGTTTGTAGACCTGGAGCCCACTGTCATTG ATGAGGTGCGCACTGGGACGTACCGTCAGCTGTTCCACCCTGAGCAGCTCATCACAGGAAAGGAAGATGCTGCCAATAACTACGCTCGTGGTCACTACACTATTGGAAAAGAAATCATTGACCTGGTGCTGGACAGGATTCGCAAACTG GCTGACCAGTGCACAGGCCTCCAGGGTTTCCTGGTGTTCCACAGCTTTGGTGGTGGAACCGGTTCTGGCTTCACCTCTCTGCTGATGGAGCGTCTGTCTGTGGACTATGGCAAGAAGTCCAAGCTTGAGTTCTCCATCTACCCTGCTCCTCAGGTCTCCACCGCTGTGGTAGAGCCTTACAACTCCATCCTGACCACACACACCACCCTAGAGCACTCTGACTGTGCCTTCATGGTAGACAATGAGGCCATTTATGATATCTGCCGTAGGAACCTCGACATTGAGCGTCCTACTTACACCAACCTCAACAGGCTCATTGGCCAGATTGTGTCCTCCATCACAGCCTCTCTCAGGTTTGATGGCGCCCTCAATGTCGATCTCACTGAGTTCCAAACCAACTTGGTGCCTTATCCTCGTATCCACTTCCCACTGGCTACCTATGCCCCAGTGATCTCTGCAGAGAAGGCATACCATGAGCAGCTTTCTGTGTCTGAGATCACGAATGCTTGCTTCGAGCCAGCCAATCAGATGGTGAAATGCGACCCACGTCATGGCAAGTACATGGCTTGCTGCCTGCTGTACCGTGGTGATGTGGTGCCCAAAGATGTGAACGCTGCAATCGCCACCATCAAGACCAAGCGCACCATCCAGTTTGTGGACTGGTGTCCCACCGGTTTCAAGGTTGGCATCAACTACCAGCCTCCCACTGTGGTTCCAGGTGGAGATCTGGCTAAAGTGCAGAGGGCCGTGTGCATGCTGAGCAACACCACAGCTATTGCCGAGGCCTGGGCTCGTCTGGATCATAAGTTCGATCTGATGTACGCCAAGCGTGCCTTTGTGCACTGGTATGTGGGTGAGGGTATGGAGGAGGGCGAGTTCTCAGAGGCCAGAGAGGACATGGCTGCCCTGGAGAAAGATTACGAGGAGGTCGGTGTTGATTCTATTGAGGGTGAGGGAGAAGAGGAGGGTGAGGagtattaa
- the tuba1c gene encoding tubulin alpha-1C chain, which yields MRECISIHVGQAGVQIGNACWELYCLEHGIQPDGQMPSDKTIGGGDDSFNTFFSETGAGKHVPRAVFVDLEPTVIDEVRTGTYRQLFHPEQLITGKEDAANNYARGHYTIGKEIIDLVLDRIRKLADQCTGLQGFLVFHSFGGGTGSGFTSLLMERLSVDYGKKSKLEFSIYPAPQVSTAVVEPYNSILTTHTTLEHSDCAFMVDNEAIYDICRRNLDIERPTYTNLNRLISQIVSSITASLRFDGALNVDLTEFQTNLVPYPRIHFPLATYAPVISAEKAYHEQLSVSEITNACFEPANQMVKCDPRHGKYMACCLLYRGDVVPKDVNAAIATIKTKRTIQFVDWCPTGFKVGINYQPPTVVPGGDLAKVQRAVCMLSNTTAIAEAWARLDHKFDLMYAKRAFVHWYVGEGMEEGEFSEAREDMAALEKDYEEVGVDSIEGEGEEEGEEY from the exons ATG CGTGAGTGCATCTCCATCCACGTTGGTCAAGCTGGAGTCCAGATTGGCAATGCCTGCTGGGAACTCTATTGTCTTGAGCATGGCATTCAGCCGGACGGGCAGATGCCCAGTGACAAGACCATCGGAGGAGGCGATGACTCCTTCAACACCTTCTTCAGTGAGACTGGAGCTGGAAAGCACGTCCCCAGGGCTGTGTTTGTAGACCTGGAGCCCACTGTCATTG ATGAGGTGCGCACTGGGACGTACCGTCAGCTGTTCCACCCTGAGCAGCTCATCACAGGAAAGGAAGATGCTGCCAATAACTACGCTCGTGGTCACTACACTATTGGAAAAGAAATCATTGACCTGGTGCTGGACAGGATTCGCAAACTG GCTGACCAGTGCACAGGCCTCCAGGGTTTCCTGGTGTTCCACAGCTTTGGTGGTGGAACCGGTTCTGGCTTCACCTCTCTGCTGATGGAGCGTCTGTCTGTGGACTATGGCAAGAAGTCCAAGCTTGAGTTCTCCATCTACCCTGCTCCTCAGGTCTCCACCGCTGTGGTAGAGCCTTACAACTCCATCTTGACCACACACACCACCCTAGAGCACTCTGACTGTGCCTTCATGGTAGACAATGAGGCCATTTATGATATCTGCCGTAGGAACCTCGACATTGAGCGTCCTACTTACACCAACCTCAACAGGCTGATCAGCCAGATTGTGTCGTCCATCACAGCCTCTCTCAGGTTTGATGGCGCCCTCAATGTCGATCTCACTGAGTTCCAAACCAACTTGGTGCCCTATCCTCGTATCCACTTCCCACTGGCTACCTACGCCCCAGTGATCTCCGCAGAGAAGGCATACCATGAGCAGCTTTCTGTGTCTGAGATCACGAATGCTTGCTTCGAGCCAGCCAATCAGATGGTGAAATGCGACCCACGTCACGGCAAGTACATGGCTTGCTGCCTGCTGTACCGTGGTGATGTGGTGCCCAAAGATGTGAACGCTGCAATCGCCACCATCAAGACCAAGCGCACCATCCAGTTTGTGGACTGGTGTCCCACCGGTTTCAAGGTTGGCATCAACTACCAGCCTCCCACTGTGGTTCCAGGTGGAGATCTGGCTAAAGTGCAGAGGGCCGTGTGCATGCTGAGCAACACCACAGCTATTGCCGAGGCCTGGGCTCGTCTGGATCATAAGTTCGATCTGATGTACGCCAAGCGTGCCTTTGTGCACTGGTATGTGGGTGAGGGTATGGAGGAGGGCGAGTTCTCAGAGGCCAGAGAGGACATGGCTGCCCTGGAGAAAGATTACGAGGAGGTCGGTGTTGATTCTATTGAGGGTGAGGGAGAAGAGGAGGGTGAGGAGTATTAA
- the pmelb gene encoding premelanosome protein b, with product MKLLSRLLIATCLSVALTRQVDRSNSKSRSNQYQTWNTKRFPVWKDGDPLNKNSWTGGQLKFDVGNDAPTLTGAKITFTIDIVFPHNQKVLPDGQVVWAKNCTINGTQFHEGEPVYPEENTVDAWNAVFPNAPLRPRQGDKQPPYVFVWKTCGKYWQVSDGPSSSLTIGTDDVPLGSYMMDVVIYHYRQKDKFIPIGYASTQFSITDQIPFEVALTQVNDKDEGDRKFIQNRAVAFSVTLHDPSQYLTKSDVTFNWNFGDGSGTVISRELTVTHTYTASGAFKPQVVIQAAIPDSSCATPPSLPTEAHPSTNTLTEIPILPTEHITTDHATSQPSAPILKSIPASTMKTTPPAPTNEVPTRSNLEKVFDLRSVSKMSEAMNTATKTTLKTTAADMEAIVEEENIDQAHVAIIKRQAPNSDCVIYRYGSFATEIEIIEGIESVQIVQVAVANGFLLTEMEQNAVDFTVSCQGSIPTEVCTVVSDADCHMPVTTICNAVSPSSDCQLILRHFFNDSGIFCINVSMTNDVSLAVANAKVNINIEGSRLTSAGAAALLLGILAVASALGAVAFAYKRLKGYQRLTELPVCQSNNAGVGSVPALFWNLMNQQTVDQKKGVV from the exons ATGAAGCTACTTTCAAGATTACTGATAGCGACCTGTTTGTCTGTGGCTTTAACAA GACAAGTGGACAGAAGCAACTCGAAATCCAGATCAAATCAATATCAGACATGGAATACAAAACGGTTCCCAGTGTGGAAAGATGGAGACCCACTCAACAAAAACAGCTGGACAG GTGGACAATTGAAGTTTGATGTGGGAAATGATGCACCTACCTTGACTGGTGCTAAAATCACCTTCACCATTGACATTGTGTTCCCTCACAACCAGAAGGTCCTGCCAGATGGACAAGTGGTTTGGGCAAAAAACTGCACAATCAACG GCACACAGTTCCATGAAGGAGAGCCTGTCTATCCTGAGGAGAACACTGTAGATGCATGGAACGCTGTGTTCCCTAATGCTCCTCTCCGTCCCAGACAGGGGGACAAGCAACCTCCCTATGTGTTTGTATGGAAAACCTGTG GAAAATACTGGCAAGTGTCCGACGGCCCTTCTTCATCACTGACCATCGGCACTGATGATGTTCCTCTTGGCTCTTATATGATGGATGTTGTCATCTATCACTACAGGCAAAAAGATAAATTCATCCCTATTGGATATGCATCCACACAGTTTAGTATCACCG ACCAGATTCCCTTTGAGGTTGCCCTGACTCAGGTAAATGACAAAGATGAGGGCGATCGGAAATTCATCCAGAACAGAGCGGTGGCCTTCAGCGTCACACTTCACGACCCCAGCCAATACCTGACCAAATCAGACGTGACTTTTAACTGGAATTTTGGGGATGGCAGTGGCACTGTGATCTCCAGGGAACTCACTGTCACTCACACTTACACTGCATCTGGTGCCTTCAAGCCTCAAGTTGTCATACAAGCAGCTATTCCAGATTCATCTTGTGCAACTCCACCAAGCCTTCCGACTGAGGCTCATCCCAGTACCAACACCCTCACCGAGATACCCATCCTCCCAACTGAACACATCACTACAG ATCATGCTACCAGTCAGCCTTCAGCTCCCATTCTGAAATCCATTCCTGCATCTACAATGAAAACCACCCCACCTGCACCTACAAACGAAGTTCCAACAAGATCCAACCTTGAGAAGGTCTTTGACCTTAGATCTGTATCTAAGATGTCCGAGGCGATGAATACTGCGACAAAGACAACACTGAAGACAACTG CTGCTGACATGGAGGCGATTGTGGAGGAAGAAAACATTGACCAGGCCCATGTAGCAATCATAAAACGTCAGGCCCCAAACAGTGACTGTGTGATTTACCGTTATGGATCCTTCGCAACTGAAATTGAGATTATCG AGGGCATTGAGAGCGTGCAAATCGTCCAGGTGGCTGTCGCTAATGGTTTTCTGCTAACAGAGATGGAGCAGAATGCTGTTGATTTCACTGTTTCATGCCAGGGAAG CATCCCCACTGAAGTGTGCACTGTAGTGTCAGATGCAGACTGCCATATGCCAGTTACGACCATCTGCAATGCTGTGAGCCCCTCCTCAGACTGCCAACTCATCCTTCGACACTTCTTCAACGACTCTGGGATCTTCTGTATCAATGTGTCTATGACGAATGATGTCAGTCTGGCTGTCGCAAATGCCAAAGTTAATATCAACATAG AAGGTTCTAGGTTGACATCTGCAGGTGCCGCTGCCCTGTTATTGGGCATCCTGGCTGTTGCGTCAGCATTGGGTGCTGTGGCTTTTGCATATAA GCGTCTTAAAGGGTATCAAAGGCTGACTGAGCTACCTGTATGCCAATCCAACAACGCTGGTGTGGGCTCGGTACCAGCGCTCTTCTGGAACCTGATGAACCAGCAAACGGTGGATCAGAAAAAAGGAGTAGTGTGA
- the ccnt1 gene encoding cyclin-T1 isoform X2, which translates to MAATFPSPSLNNNKWYFTREQIENSPSRRAGLDPDKELSYRQQAANLLQDMGQRLNVSQLTINTAIVYMHRFYMIQSFTRFHRNVIAPAALFLAAKVEEQPRKLEHVIKVTHACLNPQDPSPDTRSDTYLQQAQDLVILESIILQTLAFEITIDHPHTHVVKCTQLVRASKDLAQTSYFMATNSLHLTTFCLQYSPPIVACVCIHLACKWSNWEIPVSTDGKHWWEYVDPTVTLELLDELTHDFLQILEKTPNRLKRIRNWKAAGQTAKKSKVQDGDQSDAIMNMISMASSDSTLAGLMSLSAPPSGSSMDSSADDNNAAASSQHWQPSDKEQPISNELHVPAKVSLSEYRAKHADELEAQKRKLVNMEANVKQGYATAAQALMNQQRKEKHHHHQQPSSSSSDMSNPSSIVLKLPLDERSERSSIKMRFPARGQSDGGGYSSGSSSRGSEQDIKVRIRVPERRSGSGEDGKTREKTRERSNHHHHHHHHHHHSSSSTTASLSASSSSSSAQKHSASTSGSSKKVPGDSVRTSSSSSSSRKRTHLPDPSTSTHPSKVSKSSRNSFQLPTLSGVPSHVMGHGSDILPSLSLSHHQGNYSHSKADKADTNGHNTGGQSNEYQDTFDMLNSLLSAQGVQPAQPQIFDYRSQYGEYRYSSSARGGTQPPPLPSEPPPPLPPLPK; encoded by the exons ATGGCGGCTACGTTCCCTTCGCCTTcgctaaataacaataaatggtACTTTACGCGCGAACAAATCGAAAACAGCCCATCTCGCCGAGCGGGACTTGATCCCGACAAAGAGCTCTCGTATCGACAGCAAGCTGCTAACCTGCTACAGGACATGGGACAGCGGCTCAACGT GTCACAACTTACAATTAACACTGCCATTGTGTATATGCATCGGTTCTACATGATCCAGTCCTTCACCCGTTTCCACCGAAAT GTGATTGCTCCTGCAGCTCTCTTCTTGGCTGCGAAGGTGGAAGAACAGCCCCGCAAACTGGAGCATGTGATTAAGGTGACCCATGCGTGTCTCAATCCTCAGGACCCTTCTCCAGACACCAGGAGTGAT ACATACCTGCAACAAGCCCAAGACCTGGTCATTCTTGAGAGCATTATACTCCAGACCCTGG CTTTTGAGATCACCATTGATCATCCCCATACACATGTTGTCAAGTGTACTCAGCTTGTGCGAG CGAGTAAGGATTTGGCTCAAACCTCATATTTCATGGCAACAAACAG TCTCCACTTGACTACATTCTGCCTGCAGTACAGCCCGCCCATTGTAGCTTGTGTTTGTATTCATTTGGCCTGTAAATGGTCCAACTGGGAGATTCCGGTTTCCACAGACGGCAAACACTGGTGGGAGTATGTTGACCCCACAGTGACCCTTGAGCTGCTGGACG AGCTCACACATGATTTCCTGCAGATCTTGGAGAAGACACCCAACCGCTTAAAACGCATCAGAAACTGGAAA GCTGCAGGTCAAACCGCCAAGAAATCAAAGGTGCAAGATGGTGATCAGTCAGATGCCATTATGAACATGATATCCATGGCATCGTCCGACAGCACGTTGGCCGGACTGATGAGCCTCTCCGCCCCTCCCTCCGGTTCTTCCATGGACTCCTCAGCAGACGACAACAATGCTGCAGCCTCATCCCAACACTGGCAGCCTTCTGACAAGGAGCAGCCCATTTCCAACGAGCTCCACGTACCTGCTAAGGTTTCTCTGAGTGAATACCGGGCGAAGCATGCAGATGAACTGGAGGCGCAGAAGCGAAAGTTGGTGAACATGGAAGCAAATGTGAAACAAGGATACGCCACTGCCGCACAGGCCCTCATGAACCAGCAAAGGAAAGAGAAGCACCATCACCACCAGCAGCCCAGCTCTAGTTCCTCAGACATGAGCAACCCCTCATCTATCGTCCTAAAGCTCCCACTGGATGAGCGATCGGAACGCAGTTCCATAAAGATGCGCTTCCCCGCTCGGGGCCAATCGGATGGCGGGGGCTACAGCAGTGGAAGCAGCAGTCGTGGATCCGAGCAGGACATTAAAGTGCGGATTCGGGTTCCAGAAAGGCGAAGTGGGTCAGGAGAAGACGGGAAAACCCGCGAGAAGACCAGAGAGCGGTCcaaccaccaccaccatcatcaccatcaccatcaccactcCTCCTCTTCCACCACCGCCTCTTTATCTGCTTCGTCTTCCTCATCCTCAGCACAAAAACACTCTGCCAGCACCTCAGGAAGTAGCAAAAAGGTCCCTGGTGACTCTGTGCGGACGAGCTCTTCGTCATCGTCATCTCGAAAAAGGACCCACTTGCCGGATCCTTCCACCAGCACCCACCCCTCGAAAGTCAGCAAATCATCCAGAAACTCGTTTCAGTTGCCGACACTTTCCGGAGTGCCCTCCCACGTGATGGGTCACGGGTCTGACATCCTTCCCTCGCTGAGCCTCTCTCACCATCAGGGAAACTATTCACACTCCAAGGCAGACAAAGCCGACACGAACGGCCACAATACGGGCGGCCAGTCCAACGAGTATCAGGACACATTTGACATGTTGAACTCGCTGCTCAGCGCGCAAGGGGTTCAGCCGGCGCAACCTCAGATATTTGACTATCGCTCTCAGTACGGAGAGTACCGGTATAGCAGTAGCGCTCGCGGAGGAACCCAGCCGCCCCCTTTACCCTCAGAACCACCTCCACCTCTGCCACCCTTACCCAAATGA
- the ccnt1 gene encoding cyclin-T1 isoform X1 — protein sequence MAATFPSPSLNNNKWYFTREQIENSPSRRAGLDPDKELSYRQQAANLLQDMGQRLNVSQLTINTAIVYMHRFYMIQSFTRFHRNVIAPAALFLAAKVEEQPRKLEHVIKVTHACLNPQDPSPDTRSDTYLQQAQDLVILESIILQTLAFEITIDHPHTHVVKCTQLVRGENQLLTVNCPSYCSVMSTSSPPSSQISRLITSFPFVPASKDLAQTSYFMATNSLHLTTFCLQYSPPIVACVCIHLACKWSNWEIPVSTDGKHWWEYVDPTVTLELLDELTHDFLQILEKTPNRLKRIRNWKAAGQTAKKSKVQDGDQSDAIMNMISMASSDSTLAGLMSLSAPPSGSSMDSSADDNNAAASSQHWQPSDKEQPISNELHVPAKVSLSEYRAKHADELEAQKRKLVNMEANVKQGYATAAQALMNQQRKEKHHHHQQPSSSSSDMSNPSSIVLKLPLDERSERSSIKMRFPARGQSDGGGYSSGSSSRGSEQDIKVRIRVPERRSGSGEDGKTREKTRERSNHHHHHHHHHHHSSSSTTASLSASSSSSSAQKHSASTSGSSKKVPGDSVRTSSSSSSSRKRTHLPDPSTSTHPSKVSKSSRNSFQLPTLSGVPSHVMGHGSDILPSLSLSHHQGNYSHSKADKADTNGHNTGGQSNEYQDTFDMLNSLLSAQGVQPAQPQIFDYRSQYGEYRYSSSARGGTQPPPLPSEPPPPLPPLPK from the exons ATGGCGGCTACGTTCCCTTCGCCTTcgctaaataacaataaatggtACTTTACGCGCGAACAAATCGAAAACAGCCCATCTCGCCGAGCGGGACTTGATCCCGACAAAGAGCTCTCGTATCGACAGCAAGCTGCTAACCTGCTACAGGACATGGGACAGCGGCTCAACGT GTCACAACTTACAATTAACACTGCCATTGTGTATATGCATCGGTTCTACATGATCCAGTCCTTCACCCGTTTCCACCGAAAT GTGATTGCTCCTGCAGCTCTCTTCTTGGCTGCGAAGGTGGAAGAACAGCCCCGCAAACTGGAGCATGTGATTAAGGTGACCCATGCGTGTCTCAATCCTCAGGACCCTTCTCCAGACACCAGGAGTGAT ACATACCTGCAACAAGCCCAAGACCTGGTCATTCTTGAGAGCATTATACTCCAGACCCTGG CTTTTGAGATCACCATTGATCATCCCCATACACATGTTGTCAAGTGTACTCAGCTTGTGCGAGGTGAGAACCAGCTGCTCACTGTAAACTGTCCTTCGTATTGCTCGGTAATGAGTACTTCTAGCCCACCAAGCTCACAGATTTCACGTCTGATCACGAGCTTTCCTTTTGTTCCAGCGAGTAAGGATTTGGCTCAAACCTCATATTTCATGGCAACAAACAG TCTCCACTTGACTACATTCTGCCTGCAGTACAGCCCGCCCATTGTAGCTTGTGTTTGTATTCATTTGGCCTGTAAATGGTCCAACTGGGAGATTCCGGTTTCCACAGACGGCAAACACTGGTGGGAGTATGTTGACCCCACAGTGACCCTTGAGCTGCTGGACG AGCTCACACATGATTTCCTGCAGATCTTGGAGAAGACACCCAACCGCTTAAAACGCATCAGAAACTGGAAA GCTGCAGGTCAAACCGCCAAGAAATCAAAGGTGCAAGATGGTGATCAGTCAGATGCCATTATGAACATGATATCCATGGCATCGTCCGACAGCACGTTGGCCGGACTGATGAGCCTCTCCGCCCCTCCCTCCGGTTCTTCCATGGACTCCTCAGCAGACGACAACAATGCTGCAGCCTCATCCCAACACTGGCAGCCTTCTGACAAGGAGCAGCCCATTTCCAACGAGCTCCACGTACCTGCTAAGGTTTCTCTGAGTGAATACCGGGCGAAGCATGCAGATGAACTGGAGGCGCAGAAGCGAAAGTTGGTGAACATGGAAGCAAATGTGAAACAAGGATACGCCACTGCCGCACAGGCCCTCATGAACCAGCAAAGGAAAGAGAAGCACCATCACCACCAGCAGCCCAGCTCTAGTTCCTCAGACATGAGCAACCCCTCATCTATCGTCCTAAAGCTCCCACTGGATGAGCGATCGGAACGCAGTTCCATAAAGATGCGCTTCCCCGCTCGGGGCCAATCGGATGGCGGGGGCTACAGCAGTGGAAGCAGCAGTCGTGGATCCGAGCAGGACATTAAAGTGCGGATTCGGGTTCCAGAAAGGCGAAGTGGGTCAGGAGAAGACGGGAAAACCCGCGAGAAGACCAGAGAGCGGTCcaaccaccaccaccatcatcaccatcaccatcaccactcCTCCTCTTCCACCACCGCCTCTTTATCTGCTTCGTCTTCCTCATCCTCAGCACAAAAACACTCTGCCAGCACCTCAGGAAGTAGCAAAAAGGTCCCTGGTGACTCTGTGCGGACGAGCTCTTCGTCATCGTCATCTCGAAAAAGGACCCACTTGCCGGATCCTTCCACCAGCACCCACCCCTCGAAAGTCAGCAAATCATCCAGAAACTCGTTTCAGTTGCCGACACTTTCCGGAGTGCCCTCCCACGTGATGGGTCACGGGTCTGACATCCTTCCCTCGCTGAGCCTCTCTCACCATCAGGGAAACTATTCACACTCCAAGGCAGACAAAGCCGACACGAACGGCCACAATACGGGCGGCCAGTCCAACGAGTATCAGGACACATTTGACATGTTGAACTCGCTGCTCAGCGCGCAAGGGGTTCAGCCGGCGCAACCTCAGATATTTGACTATCGCTCTCAGTACGGAGAGTACCGGTATAGCAGTAGCGCTCGCGGAGGAACCCAGCCGCCCCCTTTACCCTCAGAACCACCTCCACCTCTGCCACCCTTACCCAAATGA